The Pungitius pungitius chromosome 15, fPunPun2.1, whole genome shotgun sequence nucleotide sequence gTCCAAGTGTTCAGATTGATAATGCTGATAAAGTCAATTCAATTTGTTAACGTTTGCTCCACTGATTACCTGCTACATTTAAAACTGCCAATCTTGACTTCAAAATCATTACCTCATACTTTCCTTCTTATAATGGCAGGCTTTTTTGGTTTCATCAAGAGCTTCAGGATCCCATGCAACCAGTTTGCAATGAATGTACACCTGAGGAGAACATGACACTGTAAAAATGACTTTACTAAATATTCCTTATGGCAATTTACACCCTCACCTCCTCTCCAACACCCAACTGGAAGGCTTGCAGGAGAAGGGTGACTGCAGACGACTGGTAGCGAGGAAGGAACAGGGAGTTCTCAGTCATGCTTTCCAGAAGACAGCTGAAGAAACGTAAATGTTGCCGATTAGCAGGAAGTCTTTAAATCTAGAAGAATCAACAAAAAGACTAAATCCACACACGGCTCCCCACCCTTTATTGCCGATGATGGGGTGTACGACGCTCCCAGGGTGCAGCTCTGGTGTCGAGGTCGCCACGCATTCCTCCATGAGCAGCAGCAAGGGCTGATGGGACTTCTGCTCCACTACCGCCCATATTGGCAGGAAAGAGCCCAGGGTGACAACATTGGACTTTGCGACACTTGATAACTCCGCTGTAGGGAAACAGGTAACGGGTTTAGAGCGCGGGGACAAGGCACCATGTTGTAGTGCAAGAACTCACCATTGAGCAGAGCCATGTGGAACACCAGCCCGCCTCGGCCTTCAGAAACACCAGCTCCAGGGTTCTGGGAAGGTGGAATGATTCCTGGGGGTCTAAATTGTAACGAGAGCATTTGTCTCAGCGAACGGTGcagcatttaaaagtgaaatTTCATTCACTGTTAAAATGAAAGATACGGCCACCTTAAATAAACACACTCGACGGCATGCACAAAGGCAGCTGGTTTGGACCTCGGCTCGGGCCTGTAAGTCAGCTCGTTTGTGAAGGTGACATGTTTTCGTGTTATCTGTAGAAAAACAGCTCATTGAGACATTTGAGAGGCTGATAGCAATTTTAGTTGAATGGAGCGTTTGAGTTACCAATTTTTGAAATTGGCAATGAGATAATTTTTGGTTGAAGTAGACTTCCCCCTCTCCGCTGGGCAGGACATTCAAAGTAGTGGCCATGCAGGTTCCAAGGAAGAGACGGCCAGCCTTCGGCACCATCTCCGCACTGATCTTCCATTTGATTCTTATGGAGTCTTTTCCACAGTCAACCTTGATGTCTGCAAACAAACCCCATGATTCACGCTTTAATCCATGAACAACTACCAGAAGGTCGACACATTTTCCTGTGCAAATAATACCTGAATTCGCAACAGCTGTTGC carries:
- the LOC119209429 gene encoding zona pellucida sperm-binding protein 3, with product MVALLYLGVILSAVYATAVANSDIKVDCGKDSIRIKWKISAEMVPKAGRLFLGTCMATTLNVLPSGEGEVYFNQKLSHCQFQKLITRKHVTFTNELTYRPEPRSKPAAFVHAVECVYLRPPGIIPPSQNPGAGVSEGRGGLVFHMALLNAELSSVAKSNVVTLGSFLPIWAVVEQKSHQPLLLLMEECVATSTPELHPGSVVHPIIGNKGCLLESMTENSLFLPRYQSSAVTLLLQAFQLGVGEEVYIHCKLVAWDPEALDETKKACHYKKESMRWELLDDPSNSSICSCCDSTCASRSKRRVELENHGFSHFSVLGPLIIMDPSDPTANMSKETNFAA